TTAGAGCTCACTCATGAACCACTCCTCGCCCATACGGCTCACTCGAACTCACCCTTACCTGGGTGTTTCCTGAACCGCTCTCCTCATTCGGATTCAGACTTTAGTAAATTTTTCTCGATCGAACTCAGTCGCACTGAAACTGATGAAAGCATTACTCACTTGAACTCTCCCGGACTCCGACTCACGGCTCTGACTATGGGTGAATCAACTCATGAGTCCTTTAGCGCTCCATTAGCTGTTCGTACGAGGCGTCAATACTTTTCAACACCAATATCTCGAGTGATCGGGACTTTACTTGACGCTTTGATCTTGTATTTTTAAATACGAGTTATTAGTGGTAGCACCACTAAGGGCATTTTATTGAAAGGGATGTTTTACACAAGATGTTTTCAACAAGCCCTTCTCAAACAAGAGAATGGAGAAAAGGTCCACCCACCTCTCTCTCTGAATAACTCAGACATCGATTCATATAATATTGAGCGGTTATATGAACGCTACTGCGTTGATGTGGGAGTACATGTAACTAGTATAAACCTGAGCTGACGCAAAGCTGATAGTGATGCTGAAGTCGATGGGACAAGAGGTTCGCAAAACAATGTGGAGCTCACTCTGACTTACTCACGAATTATACCTCACCCTCAGGGCTCACTCGTACTCACACTCATTAAAGTTTTCCTCCactggactcactcgaactcactttCCCTTAAATTTCTCCAAATCACACTCACTaggactcagactcacggctcaatctgagtttgagtgagcctGAGTGTATTGACTCTTGAGTGAGTTCGTTGACTTATGGTTCTCGCAGAACTTATGCCTTTATTCAGATAGTATGCGAGGGCTTATCGGTCAAATTTCCACTAGTTAAACGTTTGTGACGCCAgctggcgaagaaaaaaagtgcttcacATTCGCCGTCATGGAAGCATGCGTCGCTGACCAACACTTAGAAATACCCTACAAAGTGGACGTGGGGACGGATACTACCGTAGCTCATCGGGGAAGAGCATCGGACGCATAATCGAacggttgcaggttcggttcctgccaacGCCAAGTTGTATTTTAGTCCACTTTGATTACATCAATTTTATATCACAATGCCTACAATACACTTAAAACAGCGTAATTAACGCCTctgatactttccttggcttcattagGTGCGAGATTTTATTTGAAACTGCACTTGAGACTGCTTAAAGAGCGAACGCACTTTACTCAACTTACGTCTTTCCTTGCAGCTCATTAGCTGCCCCGCCTCCAGCCCATTGTATTGCACGCTAACTGTTACTAAGTTTTCATTTTTGCGCCACGTTATTACCTCAACAAGGAGAAGCAAAGACGATGACGCAGGCCTGACACTTACACTGGACGTGCAACCGCAAGACTACCTGCCGACCAGCACTGCCATGGGTTTTTTGGTTATGGTGCACGGACGTGGCTTCAGGGCTGATGCGTGCGCCAACTCCGTCTTTGCACAGCCTGGTTACATCACATACATCGGCCTGATACAGGTGTGTACTGGCGTACACTGAACTAGTTAGCATTTATTATTGAATCACTAGTTAATTATTCGTTCATTAATAATTATTGAATTATTCTTATGATGTGAAGTCTTTTGTAGATACGtgggccaagttttattttaaagGGAACCTGAATAAAGCGAAAGAAAAACTTACCATATTTCACGTCGTTGATAAAGCAGTGCATGCGCACGAGCCAACTCGTAATAAAGATAACGGTGGAGAGAAGGCAATGGCTGATTATTTCTTTACTTGTTGCCAAAAACATATACTATGAGATTTAGTTCGTAAATGCCACATTGGTTGTCACGTCTAAAACAACTGCAATGGCTTCAGTGGAGCAAGAAAATTCAGAACACAATCCTCGCGGCAAAGAGGTAAGAAAACAAACGATTCCGAGAAAAATCTCCACTAACGCACGCCATCGGTCACTGCCTCCTTGCTTCAGTGCCCGCGTATACAGGCTGTCAGCTTAACGATTGAAGTACAGTGACACTGCTTTCCCCAATGGTAAGACAAACGAAGGCATTCCATTCCATTCGTTGTCAGAATCACACTAGCATTTTCAAGAAACCACGCTTAGTTTAGTACAGATGGCGCGGCTTGCTGCATTCTTATTATTGCATTCCGTCATCTAAATGCCGGTTGTCAGAGAGGCATAAGGTTCTGACGTCGTGCGTCCACAAGTGAATGACATCATCTCTATCTGAGTCACCATAGCCGCGTGAAGTGCTACCGCAGGGGAGCTAAATGGTCTGCTGACTTGTTTTATGCCTCGTGATGGATGTGCCTTTCGTAGTAAGCGGCCCAACACAAGTTTCCTTCTCCGTCATCATGATTGTGGCGGAACGGTGGCAGGGGGAACGATATGACGGAAATATTCAGATGTCCAACAACAAACCAGCCGTGTGAAATGTCGAAATTTGGCCGTTGTGTGTCAAAACAAGCTCCCTCATTCTTTATCACCAAAGTATTGACTTTAAAAATTAACTAATATTATCTACCAGCATCACTGAGGCAGTGTTATTGCACATATGGAATAGCAAGTTGTCATGCAATCATGTTTTGAACGAAAATAACTGTTGATTACAATACTCCCTCACGCAGCTGTTCTCGACACTATGAGAGTAGCATGGTTTTAAGTGTACTGCGCTATGAGTGTACTGCAGCTATAAGTGTACTGCGTTTTGCGTTCCGCAGATCGTGGAACGTAAAGTAGGGAACGGAATTCGGGAATGCATGCGTTCATTGTAATTCATTCACCCTTGTGCTAATAATTGGCTCGGTCAGGCAGCAGGACGACGCAAAACGGGCGACTGAACTAGAGCATATTAATGGCAATATGCGTATTACATATAGCTCAGTTCATTCCGCTGATGAAAAATTTGCAGATAAGAATGTATAATGATCCATGCAACGACCTACGCGCACAAAATCAAATCATTGTCAACCATCATCATGATAACCTATAAAATCTCGACGAATGCCTCTTTCTTGTCTTAAACATGAATATTGGGCCTCTCACCCTGCTCATCGAAACAGCGGAAAGCACGGAACTGCTCACACTTATAAATCGAATCTATTGGTCTTGTCAGCAGGCTGATGTTTTACTCGACAAAGTGTGTGTTGTGCCGATAAATATTGATTTCTTATTTTTTACGTCTAAGATTAGGTGCCTATACTGTCCATTAATCGCGTGGGGCAGCTGTTAGAAGGCCTGTATCTTATTTTTTACATATATTTCTACTCAAACTCTTCTAaggcctttcttttccctcctcCCCCTCCATGCATAATAGCTACAGGCGTATATACGTTGTTTGAACACTCTGCATACAACaaagacgtttctctctctctcaacggTGTACAACACTGGTGGGGGATATTGAGAAAGCTTATTATTACGGGCCCAGTAGCCAGCAGTGCTAGTGGTGCTAGTGGTGCGAAATATATTAGAGAAGTGAGTTGGGCTAGCTAATGCGTACTTAGTACAGGCATAACTAATTAACACGAAACTTTATTGCGGCAAGGCTTGAAGGCTATTCACGGCAATTGAATTTTTTGACGATCTTTGAAGGGGCTGAATCATATAATTCAAGATTGTTATTTTTTACTTCGTAAACAATATGCCATCACTGTCATCACTTTAAACAGCGTATTGTTCGTAAACAACACAGTGATTAAAGTTATGGCAGTGATGGAATATTGTttacgaagtaaaaaaaaacaatcctaaACTATATGATTCAGCCCCCTCAAAGACCGTCAAAGAATGCAATCGCCAAGAAGAGTTTTCGATTAAACCTAACGTGATTATAGCGGAATCGTAAGCACCCATCTACTGGCATCTCAATAGTGAACCTTAGCCCACAAGAACTTGCCTTGAAACATTAGAGTACACTATTCTTGAGAATACTCTTGATTTCATAAACCCATTgcattaaaatgaaaaaaaaatcatccacATAACTCAACAATTTAACAACGAACGTTTTGTCAACGCACGCGTGTATTgccaaagttgaaaaaaaaacaaatgacttAAAAGCTGCGCGAAGTGTGAAACAATACAATGACCCTTTTAACAGAGCCTGGTATCACCATTAGAATAAAAATAGTGTAAGAAAAAGATAATTAAAATCTAAACATTTCCATGAAATTGTCATTAGAGATCCACGAAATGCTCTGAAAGGCAACATGACCAAAATTTTTTACGCGTCGCCTAAGCCCACTGCGTGTATTCACTTAAGGCTACATAGTGGCTGCACAGCACGTTCGAAAAAATTTCgtgcaccaagtgtttgaagtatgtGCACTAGGGACAAGAcgtcgctatcgtgttcaactactATAAAGGCAAGCCTTAAggatgccccaatttctgacgctTGAGGATATGCATGGCAGGCTACAGTGTCATCCTTTTTGACACCAGTTCCGATGAAAGCAAGGAAGGTACCTTGGGAACTTCGAAGCACCATTTAAGCATAATATGAATGATCGCAGGGCCTTAATAATATTTGTGTAGTGAAGAGTAGACTGTATGACCACCTGCTGCTTCCTATCAGCACCAGTCTGCGATTCTGCTCGCTCTGACTGCTTATTTGAGCAGTGAAGCTCTTTAAAACTAGACGTGATTGGCGAGCGCATCTTATCAGACAGCTGTAATCATGATAAATTAGTATTTGCCACAAAAATTGGGTAAGTCCCGCTACTCAACACCAGTCCAGCAAAAATGAAGAAGGCGACTGTTCGAGTGACAAATCACAAACGGGTATATGCCATAGAAATAGGGTAAATACCACAACGCAGAACTTCCATCTAAAACGAAGAAGGCAGCACTTCACCCAAGAAATGATGGCGGAGCGATGGCGACGAGCTGAAGACTCCGAGTACGCACAACGAGAGTACGCTAGGCAGCGGGAAAGGCAATGGCTACTGGTGTGTACGGATAGCTTTTCGTTTGACAACGCTTGCCGCGGCTGTGAAGCTAGCGGACTTAGGATGTGGTGGACTTTCCTCCGTAGGCGACGCCGACGAGCTGCATCCGGTGTACTGCATCTTTGCTTGTAGGTGAAGTGAAAAAGAGCGACAGAAGCCAGAAAATCACAAAACCTGAGAGACCATAAAACAAATTTTTCCATCATGCAAAAACTGATTATTCAATAAATAAAAGCACCAAAAGATGAAATAGTCATGGCTAATTTTTAGTTAACCAGAATCGTATACAAATGTTTCATTAGAGGACTGAATGCTGGGGAGTAATCAAACGAGCGTCATTTGCCTCCTTAGCCTTAGCTGTCCTGGTACAGAAAGTTGTTGCCGAGTATAAGCACCCGTACGGGAGCACACTTCGTCTGAGCGCAGGCTTCTGTCTCCAGAGGTCGGAGATCTGTGGTGTCTCTGAGATTATGTGCGGTTTGTTTAACAACAATTTCTTTTCGTTGAGAATTAACGTAGGGAACAGACTTAACATCACCTATAGCGGAGGCCTAGCAATAACCTAAGGGCAACCTAGAAACGACCAGAAGCCACCAGCTAAGACTtacctagaagcaaccagattagtctttGCAAAGGCCCAGTTTTGCAGCTGCAAGCCGCGGCTTAGTTCAAGCCTCGTCAATTTTTTCTGCCTATTTTTACACTTTTTCGTATTTTGTGAACATCCCCGCCTTACTCTTCTCTCCCTCTCTATTCCAGCGAAGGCGCGCAGCCCTTCCAGAGCCATATCAGCCTTCGTGCAGAGACACCTGGCCCAGCAGGCTCAAGTACTATCTGCAAAACACCACGCGCTACACTCGCGAAGTATGCTCTGCTTTCTAAATCTCATGTATATACGCACTGTATCAATATTTCTTTTCTGGGGCAAGTTACTTTCAAGTTATCCGAACTTAAACAAAATTATTACCACCGTAGCTGCCTTATGGCTCTGCCAATATGATGTTAACCAAATACTCGGGCAGCATGTTTGACTTCTGGCCTTGTCAAATACCTTGCAAACATGGTGGAAGAGAGAAGGCCAGAGTATCACACATTCCCGTCTTTGCCGTGTCGAGTACGTCCTGGATAGCTAATTTACTAGAATGGGCGCCATGGACTCTCACTATTTTCACGACTCCACAGAAAGCTCATGATACACGCCAACCCGAGAACATCTATTAGAACAGCTTTGCTTACATTAGACGTCAAGCTGTTTTGAAGACCCATGGCCAAATTTTTATTATTCACAAAGAGCGGTGCTGTATTGAAGACGACGACGGCTTATGATAAAAACAGTCAGTACTCGCTGCGATCGTCAGGCACTTTTGTTTAGAGAGGGTGCTTAGTCAATGTCTTTAGCCCCTTTAGGTTAACTGCCCACTAAACTTCCATTTCTATACATCCatatttttatgtttttattgtCACGATGGTATCAGCACAAAGTTTATTGTTTAGGGCGAAATAACACAGATCAGCGAGTCACGGGAATTTTTTCAACGGCAAGTTCCTGTTGCCTATGCAGGTCCATGCAAGAACCATAAATGAGATGAAAATTCCTGAAAAAGTGGAGCCAACATTTATGCGAGTGATTCTGTATTCGTAAAATCAGCAAATTGAGAAGAGAAGAACATTTATAGGGGCGTTGGtcaagcgacacaccgtcctttTCAAGTATCCATATTCTACTCAGCTTCTACCATGTTAAGAATGAAGGAAGGCAGGGTAAATTTAGGGGCTTGTTTTGTTTGTtagacaaaatattaatgaaatatAACTGACACTGATGCCGAAAGGAGTATATGGGATGCTATTAgaagtaaatgtaatgtaaatgtgaagaaagaaaagtggacgtaAAGGTAACCTGCCCCCGGcagtatccgaacctgcgaccttcggatgACGTGTCCGATGCTCTAGATACTACTGAGCTACGGTATATTATAGTAGATGTTTCGAAGCACACATGTATGGCGTACCATGGCCTCTGACATTGCGTGCCGGCTCGAAGGCATGGTCATGCACGCTCAAAAGAAACGCTTCAGCTGGTGATGAACATGGCGTAACCTACCTCAGCGGCAGCAGTTTTCGCATATAAATGACTTTTTTTGTGCGACATACTGTTACCTACATTCCAGATAGTTCATCGCAAGCCTTTCTGCATACAAGAGCTTTCTGAAACCTTTGAATGCTCTAAATTGGATTATAGTTTGTCCAGAAAATAGCTATTGCCTACATACTGCTTACACACTTACGTTGCTTGGCTTTGTTGCTTGCCTATGTTGCTTGTAGCATACTCTTGTCTTGTGTGCTTTCAATTTTTTAAACATAGGACTGCTTGAAAATATGCCACCAAGAAATGATCCGGTCCAGATGCAAGTGCGAGTCCCAGAATTTGCCCTTCTCTTCACGCGAGGACCGTTTGAAGACGCCTGTGTGTGAGGTTGGTTAATGTCTGCAGATAATATTGATACGTCtatgaaactgtcaccccgacacagctgaattggcacccaaatgaagaagacgacaacgtggttgtagtgggttggactctcgagcttctcccgttggcctgcatgactgttcgctctttaagccgttagcaaaaccagctctcggtgaataaatcttccccgtgacatcttttggtggaaggtgcgggttcttcacacaatccggctctggaactccgcagtggacgccagctttctccagccacgatgcctgaaactggcactcaggcctcgccacccacgccggctccatcacctgtgattccccccgatcttctcgaccctggcacgttttccgggacggacagcacggacgtcgaagaatggctcgcattattccagcgcgtcagcaagcactacaggtgggacgaaacgcttatgctggcaaatattctgttctacctaaggggtacggcacgcgcctggtatgagacgcatgaagaagaattaaccagctgggacacatgcaagcaaaagcttcgcgatttgttcggtcggtcagttgctcgtcagatggcagccaggcaggacctcgcgtcgcgtgttcaatcatcgacggagtcgtacgtcacgtacatccaagacgtactggcactgtgccggaagacggacaaaaacatgtccgaggcggacaagatcagcaatgtgttgaaaggcattgctgatgatactttcaacatactaatgtgcaagaactgcaccactgtcgactccatcatatccgaatgccgacgatttgaacaagcaaaaagcaggcgaatcacccaccacatcgcgagactaccaaacactgctgtgacttcgtcttgcgaggattctgcagcgcctcgttcacttgcgcctcctgccaatatcgcaaggattgttcgccaggagctggaagccatggcacccgcttcctatcagccccctgcgcaagaccactgggcaacagtctcgctcattcaagccgtcgtacgccaggaTTTTGCTGActtgggcgtccaggttccccagccgcagcccatgagcactcctgtccacaacgctgaccaccactctgccccacttatcgctgcggcagcttcgactcctcggtttccaccacgctaccgaaatccatctgagtggcgtacgcacgatgatcgacccatctgtttttcttgctctctagttgggcacatctcccgccattgtcgcaacaggaggtatttccggccaagctttcgtaatgtcgaccgccgtcaggaccgtggacactatttgcaacccggtttttcggatgaccatattcaggactcttcagctcgccgtttatctccacgctccgaaccgtcctacgctgacgtcgtcgcccaaagaaactggtcaagccgctcgccgtcacctcagggtcggccgtcacgctcccctcaacgccgccgctttccgtcaccggcttattctggccattccccgggaaactgatgagtgcagctcctggaggtggcgctgcgttgacgactcggaacgaaaaccctcaaccggctacaatttcaagacgcaatttacttcgggtgttcattgatggccacgccgttactgctctaattgaaactggtgcccaagtatctgttatgagttctacacttcgatctcgcctgaaaaaagttctcacaccagctatgttctctactgttcgagttgctaacggaagtcgaacatcggtacttggtatgtgcactgcccgcgttactgttgctggccaccacacttccgttctcttcgcagtcctcgatgcttgcccacacgacgtcatccttggaatagACTTCTTAACCATCCACTCCGCcatcatcgattgttctaccggtatcttacggctcgaattgcctttgctctccgatttcactcctccaagtcgcactcggctacgatccgtggagtctctacggctaccgccccaggctgctatgtacgttcctctgtcgcccttcccgtctgttcctgatggagactatctggtagctcccctcattgatttgacccttacgcaccacatcgcactaccacatactatagtgattgttgctaacaacacggtgctacttccagttctgaacttctctacgtcgacccaagttcttccccaaggcatcactttagccgatctttccacccttgatgaatgttcgatttgttcttttacacctgacactaagaccatggcgaaacctgccATCACGTcacaaaataaggcgttcctcgacaaaatgatatccagcgacctcttaccttcccaaattgcggcgctccggggtgttctgtttTCTCACCTGggtatctttgacgtcgacggcCGTCCCCtaggccgcacaagtgccgtaacccaccgcatcgacaccggcgacgccagtccactccacaaacgcccttatcgcgtgtcacatgctgagcgccaagttatacagacggaggtcgagaaaatgttgagtaaagacgtcattgagccttcatcgagtccttgggcctcccttgtggtcttagttaaatagaaggacaacacctggcgcttttgcgtcgactatcgccacctgaatcagatcaccaagaaggacgtttatcctttaccccgaatcgattatgcactcgactgcctccacggtgccaactatttctcgacccttgaccttcgatccggatactggcaaatttcggtcgacgaccgcgaccgcgagaagacagcattcatcacacccgacggcctttaccaattcaaggtcatgccttttgggttgtgcaatgccccggctacgtttgaacgtatgatggactctcttcttcgcggtttcaaatggtcgacctgtctttgctatctggatgatgtaatagttttctcgccctccttcgaaagccacctgtctcgtctctcggcaattcttgacgtttttcgttgcgctggtctccaactgaattcgtcgaaatgttcatttggacgtcggcagattaaactactcggccaccttgttgacgccactgatGTTCAACCCGACcttgacaaagtccgtgcagtccgagaattcccggttccgcgttccacacaagaagttcgcatttttattgggctctgctcatactttcgcagctttgtcttcaacttcgcggatattgctgggcccctcacggatctcctcaaaaagaatgtggccttctcttggggaagggaccaagaacattccttcgcgtcgctaattaccgccctcacctcaccacctgtgttggctcattttgatccaacggctcgaacagagcttcgcaccgatgcaagcggccatggcgttggtgctatactcgctcagatatagaatggcaccaaccgtgtgatagcctacgctagccgccttttgtcgcaagcggaacaaaattattctataactgagcgggaatgcttagccctcgtttgggctatcgcgaaattccgtccgtacttatacggacgtccgttcgcagtcatcacggaccatcatgcgcttcgatggctgtcgacgcttaaggaccctacaggaagactcggccgatgggctcttcgattacaggagtacacgttctcggttgtttacaaatctggaaagctgcacagcgatgctaactgcttatcccggcaccccgttgatccacctagctccactgatttggaatccgatgcctgcgttttagccatcactgactttttgaacgtggcagacgaacagcgccgagatccatcgttgctcaccatcattgaccgccttcaatcgtgttatgctgacccttctcttagcagatacctgcttcaagacaacattttgtaccgccgcaacttacaccccgacggcgcggaacttttactcgtcgtaccgcatcacctgcgaaaggatgttctgcgacaatttcacgacgctccaacttctggacatctaggagtctccagaacttacgacctccttcgacgacgagtattctggaagggtctgtaccactctgttcgccgttacgtcacatcttgtgacctctgccagcgccgaaagaagcctacgactccccctgccggtcttcttcaacctattgaagttccagccgagccattttatcgagtggggttggacttgctcggtcgctttcctacttctacaactggaaataaatggattgcagtggccacagactatgccactcggta
The nucleotide sequence above comes from Rhipicephalus microplus isolate Deutch F79 chromosome 2, USDA_Rmic, whole genome shotgun sequence. Encoded proteins:
- the LOC142793044 gene encoding uncharacterized protein LOC142793044 yields the protein MGFLVMVHGRGFRADACANSVFAQPGYITYIGLIQRRRAALPEPYQPSCRDTWPSRLKYYLQNTTRYTREKNTGTAFAKFVLSWTCRTCSDTAAVSGPAWMSTITRNSPSQPSLRISTATKLLYGKGTFFFLSML